From one Streptococcus oralis genomic stretch:
- a CDS encoding replication initiation factor domain-containing protein, with protein sequence MSVDADGPFLTDRVCSNTTLCKLGVPSKEFSIPKGFGDFKGGKIRQKVESKSMAKNEHLRSVFDWIQIQFDKTEFSPREIIEDILFLDYNLFIENKGSLKYYNYDSQFHYGNIRIYYGAKESSYMLVMSGQALEFFRDMVLDPNSLSERQFLNNLYYNYNQFSVRRIDIAIDDFNETPYFTPNQLLKICQKKRFIYGKSTYYNTYGDETIGQTLYLRKPNDDERLRIYDKRLERAEKLGISKRYIENWIRTELELRKEKAHYFIQEWLHSEIELLNFTKGYLKEKVRFYSDSHFSKPLRTWEKFLGHSKPISIIIPKPKTELEQKLEWFTYKGSGAILKAYKFLYDNNLLHEYEKSNYLALNNMKYPPDLASGLIERAILFQREDLIPTIKENIKRRN encoded by the coding sequence TGCAAGTTAGGTGTACCATCGAAAGAATTCAGTATTCCCAAGGGTTTCGGAGATTTTAAGGGTGGCAAAATTAGGCAAAAAGTTGAATCAAAATCTATGGCAAAAAATGAACATTTACGTTCTGTATTTGACTGGATTCAAATTCAGTTTGATAAGACTGAATTTTCGCCAAGAGAAATAATCGAAGATATTCTATTTCTTGACTATAACCTATTTATTGAGAATAAAGGGAGCCTTAAATACTATAACTATGATAGCCAGTTTCATTATGGGAATATCCGTATCTACTATGGAGCGAAAGAGTCGTCCTACATGCTTGTCATGTCAGGACAGGCACTCGAGTTCTTTAGAGATATGGTATTAGATCCAAATAGTCTGTCCGAAAGACAGTTTCTGAACAACCTCTACTACAATTACAATCAATTTTCAGTAAGACGAATTGATATTGCAATAGATGATTTTAATGAAACACCCTATTTCACTCCTAATCAGCTTCTAAAGATTTGTCAGAAGAAACGCTTTATATATGGAAAAAGCACCTACTACAATACCTACGGAGATGAAACAATCGGCCAAACCTTATATTTGAGAAAACCCAATGATGATGAAAGACTTAGAATTTATGATAAACGCTTAGAACGAGCTGAGAAGCTCGGCATCAGCAAGCGGTATATAGAAAATTGGATAAGAACTGAGTTAGAACTTAGGAAAGAAAAAGCTCACTACTTCATTCAAGAATGGTTGCATTCAGAAATAGAACTTCTCAACTTTACCAAGGGATATCTCAAAGAAAAAGTGAGATTCTATAGTGATAGCCATTTCTCAAAACCTTTGAGAACTTGGGAAAAGTTTTTAGGTCACTCAAAACCTATCTCTATCATTATTCCAAAACCAAAAACAGAACTAGAACAAAAATTAGAATGGTTTACCTATAAAGGTTCAGGGGCTATTCTAAAAGCTTATAAATTTCTATACGACAATAATTTACTGCATGAGTATGAGAAATCTAACTATCTCGCACTCAACAATATGAAATATCCACCAGATTTAGCAAGTGGATTAATAGAAAGGGCAATTCTCTTTCAAAGAGAGGATTT